Proteins from a single region of Sphingomonas morindae:
- the ppdK gene encoding pyruvate, phosphate dikinase: MASSAVATETDAPARYVFRFGGGVSDGGAGDRNLLGGKGANLAEMASIGLPVPPGFTISTAMCSRYYAEGEQFPASLRAEVADGIAHIEAVTGKHFGDPADPLLVSVRSGARVSMPGMMDTVLNLGLNDETVQGLARAAGDERFAWDSYRRFIQMYADVVLELDHGAFEEALEIAKEDKGYTLDTELGAEDWKALVGHYKALVEEQWGRPFPQQVEDQLWGAVGAVFGSWQSERAKVYRRLNDIPGDWGTAVNVQAMVFGNMGDSSATGVAFTRDPGTGERAYYGEFLINAQGEDVVAGIRTPQYLTRAAREAANARAPSMEEAMPAVYGELARVFETLETHYRDMQDIEFTVERGALWMLQTRAGKRTAKAALKIAVDMAQEGLIDRETAVLRVDPLALDQLLHPTLDPEAPRDVVAKGLPASPGAASGRIVFDAETAEQRANAGDNVILVRIETSPEDIHGMHAARGILTARGGMTSHAAVVARGMGRPCVSGAGSLAIDAKARTLRVAGRSFKEGDILTIDGATGEVMAGEVATVQPELAGDFGTLMAWADEKRRLAVRANAETPLDCRTAREFGAEGIGLCRTEHMFFEAGRITAVRQMILSDSEKGRRAALDRLLPEQRADFVAIFEIMAGLPVTIRLLDPPLHEFLPHEDAEFEEVAAASGVAIEKLRQRAAELHEFNPMLGHRGCRLGVTYPEIYEMQARAVFEAAVDVARRTGDAPIPEIMVPLVATRRELELMKAVIDAAAAAVFAETGHTITYLVGTMIELPRAALKAGEIAEIGEFFSFGTNDLTQTTLGVSRDDAGRFLATYVEKGIYAKDPFVSLDVEGVGELIEMAATRGRAARPGLKLGICGEHGGDPASIGFCETIRLDYVSASPYRVPIARLAAAQAALRA; encoded by the coding sequence ATGGCCAGTTCCGCCGTCGCGACCGAAACCGATGCGCCCGCGCGCTATGTCTTCAGGTTCGGCGGCGGGGTTTCCGATGGCGGAGCTGGCGATCGCAACCTGCTGGGCGGCAAGGGCGCCAATCTCGCCGAAATGGCGTCGATCGGCCTGCCCGTGCCGCCGGGCTTCACCATCTCCACCGCGATGTGCAGCCGCTATTATGCGGAGGGCGAGCAATTTCCCGCCTCGCTGCGCGCCGAGGTGGCGGACGGCATTGCCCATATCGAGGCGGTGACCGGCAAGCATTTCGGCGATCCCGCCGATCCGCTGCTCGTCTCGGTGCGCTCGGGCGCCCGCGTCTCCATGCCCGGCATGATGGACACGGTGCTCAATCTCGGGCTCAACGACGAGACGGTGCAGGGCCTTGCCCGCGCCGCCGGCGATGAGCGCTTCGCCTGGGACAGCTATCGCCGCTTCATCCAGATGTATGCCGATGTGGTGCTGGAGCTGGATCACGGCGCCTTCGAGGAGGCGCTGGAGATCGCCAAGGAGGACAAGGGCTACACGCTCGATACCGAATTGGGCGCCGAGGATTGGAAGGCGCTGGTCGGCCACTATAAGGCGCTGGTCGAGGAGCAATGGGGCCGGCCCTTCCCGCAGCAGGTGGAGGATCAGCTCTGGGGCGCGGTGGGCGCGGTGTTCGGCTCCTGGCAATCGGAGCGCGCCAAGGTCTATCGCCGGCTCAACGATATTCCCGGCGATTGGGGCACCGCCGTCAACGTCCAGGCCATGGTCTTCGGCAATATGGGGGACAGCTCGGCCACCGGCGTCGCCTTCACGCGCGATCCCGGCACCGGCGAGCGCGCTTATTATGGCGAGTTCCTCATCAACGCGCAGGGCGAGGATGTCGTCGCGGGCATCCGCACGCCGCAATATCTCACCCGCGCCGCGCGCGAGGCCGCCAATGCCCGCGCGCCCTCGATGGAAGAGGCGATGCCCGCCGTCTATGGCGAGCTGGCGCGCGTGTTCGAGACGCTCGAAACCCATTATCGCGACATGCAGGACATCGAGTTCACCGTGGAGCGCGGCGCGCTCTGGATGTTGCAGACGCGCGCGGGCAAGCGCACCGCCAAGGCCGCGCTCAAGATCGCCGTCGACATGGCGCAGGAAGGGCTGATCGATCGCGAGACGGCGGTGCTGCGCGTCGATCCGCTCGCGCTCGACCAGCTGCTCCACCCCACGCTCGATCCCGAGGCGCCGCGCGACGTGGTGGCCAAGGGGTTGCCGGCCTCGCCCGGCGCCGCTTCGGGCCGGATCGTCTTCGATGCCGAGACGGCGGAGCAGCGCGCCAATGCGGGCGACAATGTCATCCTCGTCCGCATCGAGACCAGCCCCGAGGATATTCACGGCATGCACGCCGCGCGCGGTATCCTCACCGCACGCGGCGGCATGACCAGCCACGCCGCCGTGGTCGCGCGCGGCATGGGGCGGCCCTGCGTCTCGGGCGCGGGCAGCCTCGCCATCGATGCCAAGGCGCGCACGCTGCGCGTCGCCGGGCGCAGCTTCAAGGAAGGCGATATCCTCACCATCGACGGTGCCACCGGCGAGGTGATGGCCGGCGAGGTGGCGACGGTGCAGCCCGAGCTGGCGGGCGATTTCGGCACGCTGATGGCCTGGGCGGACGAAAAGCGCCGCCTCGCGGTCCGCGCCAATGCCGAAACCCCGCTCGATTGCCGCACCGCGCGCGAATTCGGCGCGGAAGGCATCGGTTTGTGCCGCACCGAGCACATGTTCTTCGAGGCGGGGCGGATCACCGCCGTGCGGCAGATGATCCTGTCGGACAGCGAGAAGGGCCGGCGCGCCGCGCTGGACCGGCTGCTGCCCGAGCAGCGCGCCGATTTTGTCGCCATCTTCGAGATCATGGCCGGGCTGCCGGTGACGATCCGCCTGCTCGATCCGCCGCTGCACGAATTCCTGCCGCACGAGGATGCCGAGTTCGAGGAAGTCGCCGCCGCCTCCGGCGTGGCGATCGAGAAGCTCCGCCAGCGCGCCGCCGAACTGCACGAGTTCAACCCCATGCTCGGCCATCGCGGCTGCCGGCTAGGGGTCACCTATCCCGAGATCTACGAGATGCAGGCGCGCGCCGTGTTCGAGGCGGCGGTGGATGTCGCCCGCCGCACGGGCGACGCGCCGATCCCGGAGATCATGGTCCCGCTGGTCGCCACGCGGCGCGAACTGGAATTGATGAAGGCGGTGATCGACGCCGCCGCCGCCGCCGTGTTCGCCGAGACCGGCCACACCATCACCTATCTGGTCGGCACCATGATCGAGCTGCCCCGCGCCGCGCTCAAGGCCGGCGAGATCGCGGAGATCGGCGAGTTCTTCTCGTTCGGCACCAACGATCTCACCCAGACGACGCTGGGCGTGAGCCGCGACGATGCCGGCCGCTTCCTCGCCACCTATGTCGAGAAGGGCATCTACGCCAAGGATCCCTTTGTCAGCCTGGACGTCGAGGGCG
- the glyS gene encoding glycine--tRNA ligase subunit beta: protein MSDFLLELLSEEIPARMQDKAVAELERLFLAEIGKAGLAPTAIERFVTPRRLALIARGLPEATEPVRQELKGPRADAPEAAIAGFLGKTGLRRDQLEARVDAKGNAILFATLETPGRPTAAVLAELVPALMRGFAWPKAMRWGEASRSTESLRWVRPLQAIVALFGREIVPCAVAGIEAGRVTAGHRFLHSGGVSVASPDAYVDALRAAYVLVDAEERRRLVREGAAHAAREAGLTLVEDEGLVAENAGLTEWPVPLLGRFDPAFLAVPREVIQLTLRTNQKYFVCTEADGALAPAFVCTANIAASDGGAAIVAGNAKVLAARLADARFFWEQDLKVPLESQAARLGDIVFHQDLGTLDAKVERVARLARALAEQGLVPGADPALAEQAARLAKADLVTQMVGEFPELQGVMGGYYAAAAGLDPQVAEAIRDQYKPLGQADPVPTAPVTVALSLADKLDTLSRFFAAGIRPTGSKDPFALRRAAVQIIAQILASGIRAPLGRLLALAAEAADAPAEDMATLLDFFADRLKVQQREAGIRHDLIDAVFALGDEDDLVRLLARVRALQGFVASEEGADLLAGTRRAANILRAEAKKQGGAVPAFTGFAYAPDPAEAALAEALDVQLPKAEARIAEEEFAKAMTALSMIRPQIDRFFDDVTVNTEDEVRRTTRLALLARLVEATRKLADFSRIEG, encoded by the coding sequence ATGAGCGATTTTCTTCTCGAACTCCTCTCGGAGGAAATCCCCGCCCGCATGCAGGACAAGGCGGTCGCCGAACTGGAGCGGCTGTTTCTTGCCGAGATCGGCAAGGCCGGGCTCGCCCCGACGGCGATCGAGCGCTTCGTCACGCCGCGCCGGCTGGCGCTGATCGCGCGCGGCCTGCCGGAGGCGACCGAGCCGGTGCGTCAGGAGCTGAAAGGCCCGCGCGCCGATGCGCCCGAGGCCGCGATCGCGGGCTTTCTCGGCAAGACCGGGCTGCGGCGCGACCAGCTGGAGGCGCGCGTCGATGCCAAGGGCAATGCCATCCTCTTCGCCACGCTCGAAACGCCCGGCCGGCCCACCGCCGCGGTGCTTGCGGAGCTGGTGCCGGCGCTGATGCGCGGCTTCGCCTGGCCCAAGGCGATGCGCTGGGGCGAGGCCTCGCGCTCGACCGAGAGCCTGCGCTGGGTGCGCCCGCTCCAGGCGATCGTGGCGCTGTTCGGACGCGAGATCGTGCCCTGCGCGGTCGCCGGGATCGAGGCGGGGCGCGTCACCGCCGGGCATCGCTTTCTCCATAGCGGCGGCGTCTCCGTCGCAAGCCCCGACGCCTATGTCGACGCGCTGCGTGCCGCCTACGTGCTGGTGGATGCCGAGGAGCGGCGCCGGCTGGTGCGCGAGGGCGCCGCGCACGCCGCGCGCGAGGCGGGGCTGACACTTGTCGAGGATGAGGGGCTGGTGGCGGAAAATGCCGGCCTCACCGAATGGCCGGTGCCGCTGCTCGGCCGGTTCGATCCCGCCTTCCTCGCCGTGCCGCGCGAGGTGATCCAGCTCACGCTGCGCACCAACCAGAAATATTTTGTCTGCACCGAGGCGGACGGCGCGCTCGCCCCGGCCTTTGTCTGCACCGCCAACATCGCCGCCAGCGATGGCGGCGCCGCGATCGTCGCCGGCAATGCCAAGGTGCTTGCCGCGCGCCTCGCGGATGCGCGCTTCTTCTGGGAGCAGGATCTCAAGGTGCCGCTGGAGAGCCAGGCGGCGCGGCTGGGCGATATCGTCTTCCACCAGGATCTCGGCACGCTCGACGCCAAGGTCGAGCGGGTGGCGCGACTGGCGCGCGCGCTGGCCGAGCAGGGGCTGGTGCCGGGCGCCGATCCGGCGCTGGCGGAACAGGCGGCGCGGCTCGCCAAGGCCGATTTGGTGACGCAGATGGTCGGCGAATTTCCCGAGCTTCAGGGCGTGATGGGCGGCTATTATGCCGCCGCCGCCGGGCTCGATCCGCAGGTCGCCGAGGCCATTCGCGATCAGTACAAGCCGCTGGGTCAGGCCGATCCGGTGCCGACGGCGCCGGTCACGGTCGCGCTCAGCCTGGCGGACAAGCTGGATACGCTGAGCCGCTTCTTCGCCGCCGGCATTCGGCCGACGGGGTCCAAGGATCCGTTCGCGCTGCGCCGCGCGGCGGTGCAGATCATCGCGCAGATCCTCGCGAGCGGAATCCGCGCGCCGCTCGGGCGCCTGCTCGCGCTCGCCGCCGAGGCCGCCGACGCGCCGGCGGAGGATATGGCGACGCTGCTCGATTTCTTCGCCGATCGGCTCAAGGTGCAGCAACGCGAGGCGGGGATCCGCCACGATCTGATCGACGCCGTGTTCGCGCTGGGCGACGAGGATGATCTGGTCCGGCTGCTCGCGCGGGTGCGGGCGCTGCAGGGCTTCGTCGCTAGCGAGGAGGGCGCCGATCTGCTCGCCGGCACGCGGCGCGCCGCCAATATCCTGCGCGCCGAGGCCAAGAAGCAGGGTGGGGCGGTGCCCGCCTTTACCGGCTTCGCCTATGCGCCCGATCCCGCCGAGGCGGCGCTGGCCGAGGCGCTGGACGTCCAATTGCCAAAAGCGGAAGCAAGGATTGCAGAAGAAGAATTCGCGAAAGCGATGACAGCTTTGTCAATGATCCGCCCGCAGATTGACCGCTTTTTCGACGATGTTACGGTCAACACCGAAGACGAGGTACGGCGAACCACCCGATTGGCCCTGCTCGCGCGGCTGGTCGAGGCGACCCGAAAACTCGCGGATTTTTCACGTATAGAGGGATGA